The following proteins are encoded in a genomic region of Lutra lutra chromosome 16, mLutLut1.2, whole genome shotgun sequence:
- the GJD3 gene encoding gap junction delta-3 protein, with amino-acid sequence MGEWAFLGSLLDAVQLQSPLVGRLWLVVMLIFRILVLATVGGAVFEDEQEEFVCNTLQPGCRQTCYDRAFPVSHYRFWLFHILLLSAPPVLFVIYSVHRAGKEAGGADAGPEPPPRRRCYLLSVALRLLAELAFLAGQALLYGFRVAPHFACAGPPCPHTVDCFVSRPTEKTVFVLFYFAVGLLSALLSVAELGHLLWKGRPRAGRCRQGAERDGRRHRAHEEAQQLLPPPPLPPPPLPPIPPSRRPRPDDPSGPPAYAHPGPAGDSEGGSGRSKASLATVRQDLAI; translated from the coding sequence ATGGGCGAGTGGGCGTTCCTGGGATCGCTGCTGGACGCCGTGCAGCTGCAGTCGCCGCTCGTGGGCCGCCTGTGGCTGGTGGTCATGCTGATCTTCCGCATCCTGGTGCTGGCCACGGTGGGCGGCGCCGTGTTCGAGGACGAGCAGGAGGAGTTCGTGTGCAACACGCTGCAGCCGGGCTGCCGCCAGACGTGCTACGACCGCGCCTTCCCCGTCTCCCACTACCGCTTCTGGCTCTTCCACATCCTGCTGCTCTCGGCGCCGCCCGTGCTCTTCGTCATCTACTCGGTGCACCGGGCCGGCAAGGAGGCGGGCGGCGCGGACGCCGGGCCCGAGCCCCCGCCGCGTCGCCGCTGCTACCTGCTGAGCGTGGCGCTGCGCCTGCTGGCCGAGCTGGCCTTCCTGGCCGGCCAGGCGCTGCTCTACGGCTTCCGCGTGGCCCCGCACTTCGCGTGCGCCGGCCCGCCGTGCCCGCACACCGTGGACTGCTTCGTGAGCCGGCCCACCGAGAAGACCGTCTTCGTGCTCTTCTACTTCGCCGTGGGGCTGCTCTCGGCGCTGCTCAGCGTGGCCGAGTTGGGCCACCTGCTCTGGAAGGGCCGCCCGCGCGCCGGGCGCTGTCGCCAGGGGGCCGAGCGCGACGGCCGCCGCCACCGAGCGCACGAGGAGGCGCAGCAGctgctcccgccgccgccgctgccgccgccgccgctgcccccGATCCCGCCCtcccgccgcccgcgccccgaCGACCCCAGCGGCCCGCCCGCCTACGCGCACCCGGGCCCCGCGGGCGACAGCGAGGGCGGCAGCGGCCGCAGCAAGGCGTCCCTGGCCACCGTCCGCCAGGACCTGGCCATCTAG
- the RARA gene encoding retinoic acid receptor alpha isoform X2: protein MASNSSSCPTPGGGHLNGYPVPPYAFFFPPMLGGLSPPGALTTLQHQLPVSGYSTPSPATIETQSSSSEEIVPSPPSPPPLPRIYKPCFVCQDKSSGYHYGVSACEGCKGFFRRSIQKNMVYTCHRDKNCVINKVTRNRCQYCRLQKCFEVGMSKESVRNDRNKKKKEAPKPECSESYTLTPEVGELIEKVRKAHQETFPALCQLGKYTTNNSSEQRVSLDIDLWDKFSELSTKCIIKTVEFAKQLPGFTTLTIADQITLLKAACLDILILRICTRYTPEQDTMTFSDGLTLNRTQMHNAGFGPLTDLVFAFANQLLPLEMDDAETGLLSAICLICGDRQDLEQPDRVDMLQEPLLEALKVYVRKRRPSRPHMFPKMLMKITDLRSISAKGAERVITLKMEIPGSMPPLIQEMLENSEGLDTLSGQPGGGGRDGGGLAPPPGSCSPSLSPSSNRSSPATHSP from the exons ATGGCCAGCAACAGCAGTTCCTGCCCAACACCTGGGGGAGGGCACCTCAATGGCTACCCGGTGCCCCCCTACGCCTTCTTCTTCCCGCCTATGCTGGGCGGCCTCTCCCCGCCAGGCGCTCTGACCACTCTCCAGCACCAGCTCCCAGTTAGCGGCTATAGCACACCGTCCCCAGCCA ccATCGAGACCCAGAGCAGCAGTTCCGAAGAGATAGTGCCCAGCCCTCCCTCGCCGCCCCCTCTCCCCCGCATCTACAAGCCTTGCTTTGTCTGCCAGGACAAATCCTCAGGCTACCACTATGGGGTCAGTGCCTGTGAGGGCTGCAAG GGCTTCTTCCGCCGCAGCATCCAGAAGAACATGGTGTACACGTGTCACCGGGACAAGAACTGCGTCATCAACAAGGTGACCCGGAACCGCTGCCAGTACTGCCGACTGCAGAAGTGCTTTGAAGTGGGCATGTCCAAGGAGT CTGTGAGGAACGAcagaaacaagaagaagaaggaggcgCCCAAGCCCGAGTGCTCCGAGAGCTACACGCTGACACCTGAGGTCGGGGAGCTCATCGAGAAGGTGCGCAAAGCGCACCAGGAAaccttccctgccctctgccagcTGGGCAAATACACTACG AACAACAGCTCAGAGCAACGTGTCTCTCTGGACATTGACCTCTGGGACAAGTTCAGTGAACTCTCCACCAAGTGCATCATTAAGACTGTGGAGTTCGCCAAGCAACTGCCCGGCTTCACCACCCTCACCATTGCTGACCAGATCACCCTCCTCAAGGCTGCCTGCCTGGACATCCTG ATCCTGCGGATCTGCACGCGGTACACGCCCGAGCAGGACACCATGACCTTCTCCGATGGGCTGACCTTGAACCGGACCCAGATGCACAATGCCGGCTTCGGCCCCCTCACGGACCTGGTCTTCGCCTTCGCCAACCAGCTGCTTCCCCTGGAGATGGATGATGCTGAGACTGGTCTTCTCAGTGCCATCTGTCTCATctgtggag aCCGGCAGGACCTGGAGCAGCCAGACAGGGTGGACATGCTTCAGGAGCCGCTGCTGGAGGCGCTGAAGGTCTATGTGCGGAAACGAAGGCCCAGCCGCCCCCACATGTTCCCCAAGATGCTGATGAAGATCACAGACCTGCGAAGCATCAGTGCTAAGG GGGCTGAGCGGGTGATCACCCTGAAGATGGAGATCCCGGGCTCCATGCCACCTCTCATCCAGGAAATGCTGGAGAACTCGGAGGGCCTGGACACTCTGAGCGGacagccagggggtggggggcgggatgGGGGCGGCCTGGCCCCCCCACCCGGCAGCTGTAGCCCCAGCCTCAGTCCCAGCTCGAACAGAAGCAGCCCGGCCACCCACTCCCCGTGA
- the RARA gene encoding retinoic acid receptor alpha isoform X1 — protein sequence MTSPPGPLVFAGKMYESVEVGGLTPPPIPSLWWIFITRTGPVCSRRRGSPPLVPTPPRSGLRFGMAQTTVAIETQSSSSEEIVPSPPSPPPLPRIYKPCFVCQDKSSGYHYGVSACEGCKGFFRRSIQKNMVYTCHRDKNCVINKVTRNRCQYCRLQKCFEVGMSKESVRNDRNKKKKEAPKPECSESYTLTPEVGELIEKVRKAHQETFPALCQLGKYTTNNSSEQRVSLDIDLWDKFSELSTKCIIKTVEFAKQLPGFTTLTIADQITLLKAACLDILILRICTRYTPEQDTMTFSDGLTLNRTQMHNAGFGPLTDLVFAFANQLLPLEMDDAETGLLSAICLICGDRQDLEQPDRVDMLQEPLLEALKVYVRKRRPSRPHMFPKMLMKITDLRSISAKGAERVITLKMEIPGSMPPLIQEMLENSEGLDTLSGQPGGGGRDGGGLAPPPGSCSPSLSPSSNRSSPATHSP from the exons ATGACTTCCCCGCCCGGACCTCTTGTCTTCGCGGGGAAGATGTACGAGAGTGTGGAAGTGGGggggctcaccccacccccaatccctTCCTTGTGGTGGATTTTTATAACCAGAACCGGGCCTGTTTGCTCCCGGAGAAGGGGCTCCCCGCCCCTGGTCCCTACTCCACCCCGCTCCGGACTCCGCTTTGGAATGGCTCAAACCACTGTAG ccATCGAGACCCAGAGCAGCAGTTCCGAAGAGATAGTGCCCAGCCCTCCCTCGCCGCCCCCTCTCCCCCGCATCTACAAGCCTTGCTTTGTCTGCCAGGACAAATCCTCAGGCTACCACTATGGGGTCAGTGCCTGTGAGGGCTGCAAG GGCTTCTTCCGCCGCAGCATCCAGAAGAACATGGTGTACACGTGTCACCGGGACAAGAACTGCGTCATCAACAAGGTGACCCGGAACCGCTGCCAGTACTGCCGACTGCAGAAGTGCTTTGAAGTGGGCATGTCCAAGGAGT CTGTGAGGAACGAcagaaacaagaagaagaaggaggcgCCCAAGCCCGAGTGCTCCGAGAGCTACACGCTGACACCTGAGGTCGGGGAGCTCATCGAGAAGGTGCGCAAAGCGCACCAGGAAaccttccctgccctctgccagcTGGGCAAATACACTACG AACAACAGCTCAGAGCAACGTGTCTCTCTGGACATTGACCTCTGGGACAAGTTCAGTGAACTCTCCACCAAGTGCATCATTAAGACTGTGGAGTTCGCCAAGCAACTGCCCGGCTTCACCACCCTCACCATTGCTGACCAGATCACCCTCCTCAAGGCTGCCTGCCTGGACATCCTG ATCCTGCGGATCTGCACGCGGTACACGCCCGAGCAGGACACCATGACCTTCTCCGATGGGCTGACCTTGAACCGGACCCAGATGCACAATGCCGGCTTCGGCCCCCTCACGGACCTGGTCTTCGCCTTCGCCAACCAGCTGCTTCCCCTGGAGATGGATGATGCTGAGACTGGTCTTCTCAGTGCCATCTGTCTCATctgtggag aCCGGCAGGACCTGGAGCAGCCAGACAGGGTGGACATGCTTCAGGAGCCGCTGCTGGAGGCGCTGAAGGTCTATGTGCGGAAACGAAGGCCCAGCCGCCCCCACATGTTCCCCAAGATGCTGATGAAGATCACAGACCTGCGAAGCATCAGTGCTAAGG GGGCTGAGCGGGTGATCACCCTGAAGATGGAGATCCCGGGCTCCATGCCACCTCTCATCCAGGAAATGCTGGAGAACTCGGAGGGCCTGGACACTCTGAGCGGacagccagggggtggggggcgggatgGGGGCGGCCTGGCCCCCCCACCCGGCAGCTGTAGCCCCAGCCTCAGTCCCAGCTCGAACAGAAGCAGCCCGGCCACCCACTCCCCGTGA
- the RARA gene encoding retinoic acid receptor alpha isoform X3, giving the protein MESSRPWGLGVTTTASEPLAVCGGPVGTGGLQLSHPDPPLPPTTCAKAIETQSSSSEEIVPSPPSPPPLPRIYKPCFVCQDKSSGYHYGVSACEGCKGFFRRSIQKNMVYTCHRDKNCVINKVTRNRCQYCRLQKCFEVGMSKESVRNDRNKKKKEAPKPECSESYTLTPEVGELIEKVRKAHQETFPALCQLGKYTTNNSSEQRVSLDIDLWDKFSELSTKCIIKTVEFAKQLPGFTTLTIADQITLLKAACLDILILRICTRYTPEQDTMTFSDGLTLNRTQMHNAGFGPLTDLVFAFANQLLPLEMDDAETGLLSAICLICGDRQDLEQPDRVDMLQEPLLEALKVYVRKRRPSRPHMFPKMLMKITDLRSISAKGAERVITLKMEIPGSMPPLIQEMLENSEGLDTLSGQPGGGGRDGGGLAPPPGSCSPSLSPSSNRSSPATHSP; this is encoded by the exons ATGGAGTCCAGCAGGCCTTGGGGTTTG GGGGTCACCACCACTGCCTCGGAACCCCTTGCTGTATGTGGAGGTCCTGTGGGGACAGGAGGCCTCCAGCTCTCTCACCCAgatcctcctctgcctcccaccacctGCGCCAAAG ccATCGAGACCCAGAGCAGCAGTTCCGAAGAGATAGTGCCCAGCCCTCCCTCGCCGCCCCCTCTCCCCCGCATCTACAAGCCTTGCTTTGTCTGCCAGGACAAATCCTCAGGCTACCACTATGGGGTCAGTGCCTGTGAGGGCTGCAAG GGCTTCTTCCGCCGCAGCATCCAGAAGAACATGGTGTACACGTGTCACCGGGACAAGAACTGCGTCATCAACAAGGTGACCCGGAACCGCTGCCAGTACTGCCGACTGCAGAAGTGCTTTGAAGTGGGCATGTCCAAGGAGT CTGTGAGGAACGAcagaaacaagaagaagaaggaggcgCCCAAGCCCGAGTGCTCCGAGAGCTACACGCTGACACCTGAGGTCGGGGAGCTCATCGAGAAGGTGCGCAAAGCGCACCAGGAAaccttccctgccctctgccagcTGGGCAAATACACTACG AACAACAGCTCAGAGCAACGTGTCTCTCTGGACATTGACCTCTGGGACAAGTTCAGTGAACTCTCCACCAAGTGCATCATTAAGACTGTGGAGTTCGCCAAGCAACTGCCCGGCTTCACCACCCTCACCATTGCTGACCAGATCACCCTCCTCAAGGCTGCCTGCCTGGACATCCTG ATCCTGCGGATCTGCACGCGGTACACGCCCGAGCAGGACACCATGACCTTCTCCGATGGGCTGACCTTGAACCGGACCCAGATGCACAATGCCGGCTTCGGCCCCCTCACGGACCTGGTCTTCGCCTTCGCCAACCAGCTGCTTCCCCTGGAGATGGATGATGCTGAGACTGGTCTTCTCAGTGCCATCTGTCTCATctgtggag aCCGGCAGGACCTGGAGCAGCCAGACAGGGTGGACATGCTTCAGGAGCCGCTGCTGGAGGCGCTGAAGGTCTATGTGCGGAAACGAAGGCCCAGCCGCCCCCACATGTTCCCCAAGATGCTGATGAAGATCACAGACCTGCGAAGCATCAGTGCTAAGG GGGCTGAGCGGGTGATCACCCTGAAGATGGAGATCCCGGGCTCCATGCCACCTCTCATCCAGGAAATGCTGGAGAACTCGGAGGGCCTGGACACTCTGAGCGGacagccagggggtggggggcgggatgGGGGCGGCCTGGCCCCCCCACCCGGCAGCTGTAGCCCCAGCCTCAGTCCCAGCTCGAACAGAAGCAGCCCGGCCACCCACTCCCCGTGA
- the RARA gene encoding retinoic acid receptor alpha isoform X4, with the protein MVYTCHRDKNCVINKVTRNRCQYCRLQKCFEVGMSKESVRNDRNKKKKEAPKPECSESYTLTPEVGELIEKVRKAHQETFPALCQLGKYTTNNSSEQRVSLDIDLWDKFSELSTKCIIKTVEFAKQLPGFTTLTIADQITLLKAACLDILILRICTRYTPEQDTMTFSDGLTLNRTQMHNAGFGPLTDLVFAFANQLLPLEMDDAETGLLSAICLICGDRQDLEQPDRVDMLQEPLLEALKVYVRKRRPSRPHMFPKMLMKITDLRSISAKGAERVITLKMEIPGSMPPLIQEMLENSEGLDTLSGQPGGGGRDGGGLAPPPGSCSPSLSPSSNRSSPATHSP; encoded by the exons ATGGTGTACACGTGTCACCGGGACAAGAACTGCGTCATCAACAAGGTGACCCGGAACCGCTGCCAGTACTGCCGACTGCAGAAGTGCTTTGAAGTGGGCATGTCCAAGGAGT CTGTGAGGAACGAcagaaacaagaagaagaaggaggcgCCCAAGCCCGAGTGCTCCGAGAGCTACACGCTGACACCTGAGGTCGGGGAGCTCATCGAGAAGGTGCGCAAAGCGCACCAGGAAaccttccctgccctctgccagcTGGGCAAATACACTACG AACAACAGCTCAGAGCAACGTGTCTCTCTGGACATTGACCTCTGGGACAAGTTCAGTGAACTCTCCACCAAGTGCATCATTAAGACTGTGGAGTTCGCCAAGCAACTGCCCGGCTTCACCACCCTCACCATTGCTGACCAGATCACCCTCCTCAAGGCTGCCTGCCTGGACATCCTG ATCCTGCGGATCTGCACGCGGTACACGCCCGAGCAGGACACCATGACCTTCTCCGATGGGCTGACCTTGAACCGGACCCAGATGCACAATGCCGGCTTCGGCCCCCTCACGGACCTGGTCTTCGCCTTCGCCAACCAGCTGCTTCCCCTGGAGATGGATGATGCTGAGACTGGTCTTCTCAGTGCCATCTGTCTCATctgtggag aCCGGCAGGACCTGGAGCAGCCAGACAGGGTGGACATGCTTCAGGAGCCGCTGCTGGAGGCGCTGAAGGTCTATGTGCGGAAACGAAGGCCCAGCCGCCCCCACATGTTCCCCAAGATGCTGATGAAGATCACAGACCTGCGAAGCATCAGTGCTAAGG GGGCTGAGCGGGTGATCACCCTGAAGATGGAGATCCCGGGCTCCATGCCACCTCTCATCCAGGAAATGCTGGAGAACTCGGAGGGCCTGGACACTCTGAGCGGacagccagggggtggggggcgggatgGGGGCGGCCTGGCCCCCCCACCCGGCAGCTGTAGCCCCAGCCTCAGTCCCAGCTCGAACAGAAGCAGCCCGGCCACCCACTCCCCGTGA